Proteins from one Panicum virgatum strain AP13 chromosome 7K, P.virgatum_v5, whole genome shotgun sequence genomic window:
- the LOC120641481 gene encoding predicted GPI-anchored protein 58 — protein sequence MGPPPSLPCLCVIAPSAPHPDPPAPPAHQARRAASYQRRRTAPPERACPVRLQRTTAGTPGHCAIGASGPPHRQTMSTPGRSATAALPHRLHPPRCWAPSPSPTAPLPPLPYARGRGCGGGSWGRYPPRSWRRTSLGLHADSLTGGSHHSALPLHRLTDGWMRIRLGGNAPRTRDCTRRLQ from the exons ATGGGCCCGCCGCCGAGCCTGCCCTGCCTCTGCGTCATCGCTCCCTCGGCACCGCATCCAGATCCGCCCGCCCCTCCCGCCCATCAGGCCAGGCGCGCCGCCTcctaccagcgccgccgcaccgctccTCCAGAGCGCGCGTGCCCTGTGCGGCTGCAGAGGACCACCGCGGGGACGCCAGGCCACTGCGCCATCGGGGCCAGCGGGCCGCCGCACCGCCAAACGATGTCAACGCCGGGCCGCAGCGCTACCGCCGCCCTCCCTCACCGGCTCCATCCTCCGCGTTGTTGGGCGCCGTCCCCTTCACCCACTGCGCCACTTCCGCCGCTGCCATACGCGCGAGGACGCGGCTGTGGGGGCGGCTCATGGGGCCGCTACCCGCCGCGCAGCTGGAGGAGGACGTCGCTCGGGCTGCACGCCGATTCGCTCACGGGCGGGTCTCACCACTCTGCTTTGCCTCTCCACCGTTTGACCGACGGGTGGATGAGGATAAGGTTGGGGGGTAACGCTCCGCGCACCCGAGATTGTACCCGCAG GCTGCAGTGA